A section of the Festucalex cinctus isolate MCC-2025b chromosome 7, RoL_Fcin_1.0, whole genome shotgun sequence genome encodes:
- the creb3l4 gene encoding cyclic AMP-responsive element-binding protein 3-like protein 4, translating to MDVENAHNHGDAASFSWQQEVAPCLPERRLRDCTLSDSESEDVLHAVDPNDVFGGGGGPSSGSDDPVTPAPPPVYQLVYDLSGEEAEPAGLDVIAIQLDPWSSHHFLSDTCIVGELPLGQDTEHAVSGALHLTAEEEKLLSQEGVSLPDKLPLTKAEECVLKKVRRKIRNKQSAQDSRRRRKEYIDGLEDRAAACSAQNKDLQKKVEQLEKHNMSLLTQLRHLQSLVKHSVSKGAQTSTCLLLIFISLSLIMLPSLSPFSRRLSADDDYRPSGVISRNILTDFDSSSSLPPSDETLHSESSGTSDAGRPGADVKEPKQDLEGVAVSNNTALPPQDVQSGNISSEASTQLTTKSAHAEEM from the exons ATGGACGTAGAAAACGCCCATAACCACGGCGACGCGGCATCATTCAGCTGGCAACAGGAAGTGGCGCCGTGCCTGCCTGAGAGACGCCTGCGGGACTGC ACGCTGAGCGACAGTGAGTCGGAAGACGTCCTTCACGCCGTGGACCCCAACGACGTGTTtggtggcggcggcgggccgTCGTCGGGGAGTGACGACCCCGTCACCCCGGCCCCTCCCCCCGTCTACCAGCTGGTGTACGACCTGAGCGGCGAGGAGGCGGAGCCGGCTGGCCTGGATGTCATCGCCATCCAGCTCg ACCCGTGGAGCTCGcatcacttcctgtctgacACTTGCATCGTTGGTGAGCTGCCGCTTGGCCAAGACACTGAGCATGCG GTGAGCGGCGCTCTGCACCTGACAGCAGAAGAAGAGAAGCTCCTGAGTCAGGAAGGCGTGTCCTTGCCCGACAAGCTTCCCCTTACCAAG GCAGAGGAGTGCGTCCTGAAGAAAGTTCGGCGCAAAATCCGCAACAAGCAGTCGGCGCAGGACAGCCGGCGGCGCAGGAAGGAGTACATCGACGGCCTGGAGGACAG AGCAGCGGCGTGCTCGGCGCAGAATAAAGATCTGCAGAAGAAGGTGGAGCAGTTGGAGAAACACAACAT GTCCCTGCTGACTCAGCTGCGCCACCTACAGTCTCTGGTCAAACACTCGGTGAGCAAGGGCGCGCAGACTAGCACCTGCCTACTG CTCATCTTCATCTCGCTGAGTTTGATCATGTTGCCCAGTTTGAGTCCGTTCAGCCGGCGCTTGTCTGCAGACGACGACTACCGGCCCAGCGGAG TCATTTCCAGGaacattttgactgactttgacTCCTCCTCCTCGTTGCCGCCATCCGACGAAACGCTCCATTCGGAGTCGTCGGGCACATCGGATGCGGGCCGACCGGGAGCGGACGTCAAAGAACCCAAACAGGACCTCGAGGGCGTGGCGGTGTCGAACAACACTGCACTGCCGCCGCAAGACGTCCAATCGGGAAACATCTCGTCGGAGGCGTCCACTCAACTCACTACCAAGTCGGCGCATGCTGAAGAGATGTAG
- the LOC144023023 gene encoding CREB-regulated transcription coactivator 2 isoform X2: MSAGSGGPAPGPGGPQTAAGVGNPRKFSEKIALHTQRQAEETAAFHEVMMDITSTRLQAQKLRLARAQGPYYGGSLPNVNQIGRGPQDLQGAFPPSLESSARSTRHHGLVERVQRERRFVPSSRPYHNRQVDNSPSYAAYLSPPLDPSWRRNWSAGIFPGDKSHMLRLPTTALNRTNSDSALHTSVMNPPSGDPFATGGHTLTPHSRRRNVFPYPVPPIEENVLDDAKLVPNKAWDAKKFPVMTSRPKSCEVPGINVFMSPELPSAPAHGVPTALNISGSLPDLSSLHFPSPLPTPLDQDDPCYPGGSTGNLASTLTQLGINAGNAEGGDAAAAFHHHHQPGVAGSLMGAGTLSNPSLQSSLSNPNIQASLGSHSFSNSLSSASLHSSLSNPSLQSSLGSSPSLPSSLSSQSLHSSLSSSSLQSASGGGGPTYSAATATYAPSLSTSPRRRAQPSPLILPVAMGGGDIRRHHAKQFSPTMSPTLSSITQGVPLDTSKLPLDQRLPPYPLLPLGQQMSPHQAQMLRPQQQTSLPNPLSAQHFATQQQQQRAGVSQVSLPLATNNSSALEPYLHGNVTSQCQLKQEAEQQRSGNFPQLHLTSDLYNDALLNSLLDDSYVNLQLSGKADQQQLPTENPSDFMDQSVLSGGHVDAPAVQQSSDQTLLNQNQNHNYGGDARQNVPNIILTGDSPPGLSKEIASALSHVPGFEMDPFSMDALALDMLEGELMLADPAVEDSFRSDRLK; encoded by the exons ATGTCTGCGGGCTCAGGCGGCCCAGCGCCGGGACCCGGCGGTCCCCAGACCGCGGCGGGTGTCGGCAACCCCCGCAAGTTCAGCGAGAAGATCGCGCTGCATACGCAGCGACAGGCCGAGGAGACGGCTGCCTTCCACGAGGTCATGATGGACATCACGTCAACCAGG CTGCAGGCTCAGAAGCTGCGCCTGGCCCGCGCTCAGGGTCCGTACTACGGCGGCTCGCTGCCCAACGTCAACCAGATCGGCCGCGGGCCTCAGGACCTGCAG GGCGCCTTCCCGCCGTCGCTGGAGTCGTCGGCTCGCTCCACGCGTCATCACGGCCTGGTGGAGCGCGTCCAAAGGGAGCGCCGCTTCGTGCCGTCCAGCAGGCCCTACCACAACCGACAA GTGGACAACTCTCCCTCTTACGCCGCCTACTTGTCACCACCCCTGGACCCCAGCTGGAGAAG GAATTGGTCTGCCGGAATCTTCCCGGGAGATAAAAGCCACATGTTGCGTCTCCCAACCACTGCACTCAACAG GACCAACTCTGACTCCGCCCTCCACACCAGCGTGATGAACCCGCCCTCGGGTGACCCCTTCGCCACAGGAGGTCACACCCTCACACCCCACAGCAGAAGGCGCAACG tctttccCTACCCCGTCCCGCCCATCGAAGAGAATGTGCTGGATGATGCCAAGCTGGTCCCCAACAAAGCTTGGGATGCCAAGAAG TTTCCTGTAATGACCTCCAGACCAAAGTCATGTGAAGTTCCTGGCATCAA cgTGTTCATGTCACCCGAGCTCCCGTCGGCGCCCGCCCACGGCGTCCCGACGGCCCTCAACATCAGCGGCTCTCTCCCGGACCTGTCCAGCCTCCACTTCCCCTCGCCCCTGCCCACGCCGCTGGACCAGGACGACCCCTGCTACCCCGGCGGCAGCACGGGCAACCTGGCGTCCACGCTCACCCAGCTGGGCATCAACGCTGGCAACGCCGAGGGAGGCGACGCCGCTGCCGCCTTCCACCATCACCATCAGCCCG gTGTGGCGGGCTCGCTGATGGGAGCGGGCACGCTGAGCAACCCGTCGCTGCAGTCGTCTCTAAGCAACCCCAACATCCAGGCGTCGCTGGGCAGCCACTCTTTCAGCAACTCGCTAAGCTCCGCCTCCTTGCACTCGTCGCTCAGCAACCCCTCACTGCAGTCGTCCCTGGGCTCTTCCCCCTCGCTGCCCTCCTCCCTCAGCAGCCAATCGCTGCACTCGTCCCTCAGCAGCTCCTCCCTGCAGTCGGCCTCCGGTGGAGGAGGCCCCACCTAcagcgccgccaccgccacctacGCGCCCTCGCTCAGCACGTCGCCGCGGAGAAGGGCGCAGCCCTCGCCGCTCATCCtgcccgtcgccatgggcggcgGGGACATCCGCCGTCACCACGCCAAGCAGTTCTCGCCCACCATGTCGCCCACGCTGTCCTCCATCACGCAG GGCGTGCCCCTGGACACGAGTAAGCTGCCTCTGGACCAGCGCTTGCCGCCgtacccgctgctgccgctggGCCAGCAGATGAGTCCGCATCAAGCGCAGATGCTCCGCCCCCAGCAGCAGACGTCGCTGCCGAACCCGCTCAGCGCTCAGCACTTTGCGACG cagcaacagcagcagcgggCGGGCGTGTCTCAGGTGAGCTTGCCGCTGGCGACGAACAACAGCAGCGCCTTGGAGCCGTACCTCCACGGCAACGTCACCTCCCAGTGTCAGCTCAAGCAGGAGGCGGAGCAACAGAGGAGCGGGAACTTCCCCCAATTGCACTTGACCTCCGACCTGTACAAC gatgCCTTGCTCAACTCCTTGTTGGACGACTCGTACGTCAACCTGCAGCTCAGCGGCAAAGCCGACCAGCAGCAG CTGCCCACCGAGAACCCGAGCGACTTCATGGACCAGAGTGTGCTGAGCGGCGGCCATGTTGATGCGCCGGCGGTGCAGCAGTCCTCAGACCAAACCCTCCTCAACCAGAACCAGAACCACAACTATGGCGGCGATGCTCGCCAGAATGTCCCCAACATCATCCTGACGG GCGACTCGCCACCGGGTTTGTCCAAAGAGATCGCCAGCGCCCTGTCGCACGTGCCGGGTTTTGAGATGGACCCGTTCTCCATGGACGCGCTGGCCCTGGACATGCTGGAGGGTGAGCTGATGCTGGCCGACCCCGCCGTGGAGGACTCCTTCCGCTCCGACAGACTCAAGTGA
- the LOC144023023 gene encoding CREB-regulated transcription coactivator 2 isoform X1 produces the protein MSAGSGGPAPGPGGPQTAAGVGNPRKFSEKIALHTQRQAEETAAFHEVMMDITSTRLQAQKLRLARAQGPYYGGSLPNVNQIGRGPQDLQGAFPPSLESSARSTRHHGLVERVQRERRFVPSSRPYHNRQPQVDNSPSYAAYLSPPLDPSWRRNWSAGIFPGDKSHMLRLPTTALNRTNSDSALHTSVMNPPSGDPFATGGHTLTPHSRRRNVFPYPVPPIEENVLDDAKLVPNKAWDAKKFPVMTSRPKSCEVPGINVFMSPELPSAPAHGVPTALNISGSLPDLSSLHFPSPLPTPLDQDDPCYPGGSTGNLASTLTQLGINAGNAEGGDAAAAFHHHHQPGVAGSLMGAGTLSNPSLQSSLSNPNIQASLGSHSFSNSLSSASLHSSLSNPSLQSSLGSSPSLPSSLSSQSLHSSLSSSSLQSASGGGGPTYSAATATYAPSLSTSPRRRAQPSPLILPVAMGGGDIRRHHAKQFSPTMSPTLSSITQGVPLDTSKLPLDQRLPPYPLLPLGQQMSPHQAQMLRPQQQTSLPNPLSAQHFATQQQQQRAGVSQVSLPLATNNSSALEPYLHGNVTSQCQLKQEAEQQRSGNFPQLHLTSDLYNDALLNSLLDDSYVNLQLSGKADQQQLPTENPSDFMDQSVLSGGHVDAPAVQQSSDQTLLNQNQNHNYGGDARQNVPNIILTGDSPPGLSKEIASALSHVPGFEMDPFSMDALALDMLEGELMLADPAVEDSFRSDRLK, from the exons ATGTCTGCGGGCTCAGGCGGCCCAGCGCCGGGACCCGGCGGTCCCCAGACCGCGGCGGGTGTCGGCAACCCCCGCAAGTTCAGCGAGAAGATCGCGCTGCATACGCAGCGACAGGCCGAGGAGACGGCTGCCTTCCACGAGGTCATGATGGACATCACGTCAACCAGG CTGCAGGCTCAGAAGCTGCGCCTGGCCCGCGCTCAGGGTCCGTACTACGGCGGCTCGCTGCCCAACGTCAACCAGATCGGCCGCGGGCCTCAGGACCTGCAG GGCGCCTTCCCGCCGTCGCTGGAGTCGTCGGCTCGCTCCACGCGTCATCACGGCCTGGTGGAGCGCGTCCAAAGGGAGCGCCGCTTCGTGCCGTCCAGCAGGCCCTACCACAACCGACAA CCTCAGGTGGACAACTCTCCCTCTTACGCCGCCTACTTGTCACCACCCCTGGACCCCAGCTGGAGAAG GAATTGGTCTGCCGGAATCTTCCCGGGAGATAAAAGCCACATGTTGCGTCTCCCAACCACTGCACTCAACAG GACCAACTCTGACTCCGCCCTCCACACCAGCGTGATGAACCCGCCCTCGGGTGACCCCTTCGCCACAGGAGGTCACACCCTCACACCCCACAGCAGAAGGCGCAACG tctttccCTACCCCGTCCCGCCCATCGAAGAGAATGTGCTGGATGATGCCAAGCTGGTCCCCAACAAAGCTTGGGATGCCAAGAAG TTTCCTGTAATGACCTCCAGACCAAAGTCATGTGAAGTTCCTGGCATCAA cgTGTTCATGTCACCCGAGCTCCCGTCGGCGCCCGCCCACGGCGTCCCGACGGCCCTCAACATCAGCGGCTCTCTCCCGGACCTGTCCAGCCTCCACTTCCCCTCGCCCCTGCCCACGCCGCTGGACCAGGACGACCCCTGCTACCCCGGCGGCAGCACGGGCAACCTGGCGTCCACGCTCACCCAGCTGGGCATCAACGCTGGCAACGCCGAGGGAGGCGACGCCGCTGCCGCCTTCCACCATCACCATCAGCCCG gTGTGGCGGGCTCGCTGATGGGAGCGGGCACGCTGAGCAACCCGTCGCTGCAGTCGTCTCTAAGCAACCCCAACATCCAGGCGTCGCTGGGCAGCCACTCTTTCAGCAACTCGCTAAGCTCCGCCTCCTTGCACTCGTCGCTCAGCAACCCCTCACTGCAGTCGTCCCTGGGCTCTTCCCCCTCGCTGCCCTCCTCCCTCAGCAGCCAATCGCTGCACTCGTCCCTCAGCAGCTCCTCCCTGCAGTCGGCCTCCGGTGGAGGAGGCCCCACCTAcagcgccgccaccgccacctacGCGCCCTCGCTCAGCACGTCGCCGCGGAGAAGGGCGCAGCCCTCGCCGCTCATCCtgcccgtcgccatgggcggcgGGGACATCCGCCGTCACCACGCCAAGCAGTTCTCGCCCACCATGTCGCCCACGCTGTCCTCCATCACGCAG GGCGTGCCCCTGGACACGAGTAAGCTGCCTCTGGACCAGCGCTTGCCGCCgtacccgctgctgccgctggGCCAGCAGATGAGTCCGCATCAAGCGCAGATGCTCCGCCCCCAGCAGCAGACGTCGCTGCCGAACCCGCTCAGCGCTCAGCACTTTGCGACG cagcaacagcagcagcgggCGGGCGTGTCTCAGGTGAGCTTGCCGCTGGCGACGAACAACAGCAGCGCCTTGGAGCCGTACCTCCACGGCAACGTCACCTCCCAGTGTCAGCTCAAGCAGGAGGCGGAGCAACAGAGGAGCGGGAACTTCCCCCAATTGCACTTGACCTCCGACCTGTACAAC gatgCCTTGCTCAACTCCTTGTTGGACGACTCGTACGTCAACCTGCAGCTCAGCGGCAAAGCCGACCAGCAGCAG CTGCCCACCGAGAACCCGAGCGACTTCATGGACCAGAGTGTGCTGAGCGGCGGCCATGTTGATGCGCCGGCGGTGCAGCAGTCCTCAGACCAAACCCTCCTCAACCAGAACCAGAACCACAACTATGGCGGCGATGCTCGCCAGAATGTCCCCAACATCATCCTGACGG GCGACTCGCCACCGGGTTTGTCCAAAGAGATCGCCAGCGCCCTGTCGCACGTGCCGGGTTTTGAGATGGACCCGTTCTCCATGGACGCGCTGGCCCTGGACATGCTGGAGGGTGAGCTGATGCTGGCCGACCCCGCCGTGGAGGACTCCTTCCGCTCCGACAGACTCAAGTGA